The Mesorhizobium sp. AR10 genome includes the window AGCCGAGCGCCCCGAAGCCGGTAGCGGCGTTGAACCAGCCACCCGGCCGGTCATGGTCGTAGTAGAGGTTGGCGGCGTAGATCGGCTGTGTCGAATCGCCGACGATGATCGAGCCGGGCACTGTATCGCGGATCGCCTCGACGGCGTGCATCTGCGCCTGCATGGCCGAACCAATCTCGGCAAAGGCAGCTTCGCGCGCAGCAGCGGCGCGAGCCGGGCCGTCGCCCGATACCGCCGGAGCCTTGCCGATTTCGGCAAGCAACGCTTCGAGCGCCTCGCTGCAATCGGCCTGGATCGAAACCGTCGCCGCCCGGCGGGCAAGCTGGTCGGCACCGATATCGATGCGGATCAGATTGGCTGGCAGGACAAAGCCGCCGTCGCTGTATCCGTCATAGTCGGTCGGGCCGAATTCGGTGCCGGCGGCGATGACCAGATCGGCGTCGGCCATCAGCGCGCGCACCGCCTTGAGGCTGGGGCTGGCCGGCACGCACAAAGGATGGCGATGCAGCAGGCCGCGCGCATTTGCCGTCTGAACGACCGGTGCGCCTAGCATTTCGGCCAGGCGCTTCAGCGGTGCGTCGGCTCGCTTGGCGCCGCCGCCGGCCAGGATCAGCGGGCGGCGGGCGGACATGGCAAGCTTTGCCGCCTTGGCAATGGCTGCACTGTCCGGCACCGGTGGTGCAGCGTTCGTCAGCAAGGCGGCGAGGCCGTCAGCCGGCTTGACCATGACGTCGGTCGGGATCTCGATATGGACCGGACCGGGGCGCGCGGATGAAAACAGCGCGAAGGCGCGGGCGAGCACGCCGGGCAGTTCGCCGGCCTGGGTGATCCGATGCGAGAACAGCGCCACCTTCTCCATCATGCCGCGCTGGTCGGGCAACTCATGCAGATGGCCCAAACCCTTGCCCAGCGTCGGCGTGGCATTGACGCCCGAGATCACCAGCATCGGCACAGAATCGGCGCGCGCCTGACCCATCGCTGTGATGGTGTTGGTCAGCCCCGGCCCGGTGATGACGAAGGCGACGCCCGGCCTGCCGCTGGCGCGCGCATAGCCATCGGCCATGAAACCGGCGCCCTGCTCGTGGCGCGGCGTGACGTGACGTATCTTCGAACGCGCCAGCCCGCGATAGAGTTCGACCGTGTGCACGCCGGGAATGCCGAAGACGGTGTCGACGCCGTGGGCTTCGAGCAGGCTGATGAGTGCTTCGCCGATGGTATTCATTGTCTCAGCACCGGGCGTGTGAGGCAGGTGGGGCCGCCTTCACAAGCGATGCACAACGCATCCGCCTCGAAGGTGACGACCGTGCAGCCGGCGGCCTCCATGGCCGCAGCCGTCTTTGCAAAACCGGCAACGGCGATCACCTGGCGCGGCGCGGTCGGCAACACATTGAGGCTGAGCCCGTTGGAGGCAAAGAACTCTTCTGCGTCGCCCTCGACCAGCTTTATGCCGCGTGCCCTAAGCAACTGGTAGAAGGCGGCCGGCAGAAGCGGCGCATAGACCAGCGCCAGATCGTCGGCCAACGGGCTGATCACCGACATCAGGTGCAGGCAGGCTTCTTCGCCGTGCCATAGCGGCAGATCGTACCCAAGGACCTTGATGCCCTTCGGGCCAAGCAGGTTGGAGAGCTGCTGGATACCGTCCTCGTTGGTGCGTACGCCGCGGCCGACGGCCAGCGTGTTTGCATCCACCCAGACGCAGTCGCCGCCCTCGACCTGGCCGGGATGCTCGATGCGGCCAAGGATGGGCACGCCCATGCGCTTGTATGCCGCCTCATGCAGGCCGGGCTCGGTCCGGCGCAGCGCCTTGCCCATGGCAAGAATGATGGCGCCATGGTCGGTCATCAGCGATGGATCGTGAGTAAAGACGGAATCGGCAAGCCCGTCATCGGCGTCGCTCAGCCATTCGATCTCGGCGCCCGACCCGGCAACCAGCGTCGTCAGCACCTCATGCTGGGCGGCTGCCTTGTGCGGATCGAAGCCCGGGCCATAGTGCCATTCCGACGGCTTGGCGCGATGCATGGCGCTTGCCGCCGAACGCATCAACACACGCTGCAGCGATCCAGCCATGGACTGCGACCCGTAAGCTTTGCCCACTAAACTCTCCTGAAAAGCCCCTTCCTGCCAATAGCCACTCGGCGGGCCGTGATCAATGGTCCAAAAACCATGGTTGACGGAGGCAAGCGGAACGGTCCATCTTGAGATCGGGAACTCTGTCCAGTGACGGGTAATGGGTAAAAGAATCCAGCAGCGACGGATCCGGCCACTCCATGGAGCGCCGGCAAGGTGATGGCGCAAGGCGCGGCATCCGCACTGAAACACACCGCGCGGGACGGCGCCGCAGAAGCCATCCATGTCGAGAACCTGCACAAGAAGTTCGGTGAGCTACATGTGCTGAAGGGCGTTTCGCTGTCGGCGCGCGACGGCGAG containing:
- a CDS encoding 5-guanidino-2-oxopentanoate decarboxylase — its product is MNTIGEALISLLEAHGVDTVFGIPGVHTVELYRGLARSKIRHVTPRHEQGAGFMADGYARASGRPGVAFVITGPGLTNTITAMGQARADSVPMLVISGVNATPTLGKGLGHLHELPDQRGMMEKVALFSHRITQAGELPGVLARAFALFSSARPGPVHIEIPTDVMVKPADGLAALLTNAAPPVPDSAAIAKAAKLAMSARRPLILAGGGAKRADAPLKRLAEMLGAPVVQTANARGLLHRHPLCVPASPSLKAVRALMADADLVIAAGTEFGPTDYDGYSDGGFVLPANLIRIDIGADQLARRAATVSIQADCSEALEALLAEIGKAPAVSGDGPARAAAAREAAFAEIGSAMQAQMHAVEAIRDTVPGSIIVGDSTQPIYAANLYYDHDRPGGWFNAATGFGALGYGPPAAIGAALAMPGVPVVCLTGDGGFQFTLPELGVALDAAAPVIFVVWNNRGYREIETSMLDVGVEPVGVSPAPPDFCKLADAYGIAAERLAGTGGLPEALKRARATGLPYIIEITVD
- a CDS encoding dimethylarginine dimethylaminohydrolase family protein, producing the protein MAGSLQRVLMRSAASAMHRAKPSEWHYGPGFDPHKAAAQHEVLTTLVAGSGAEIEWLSDADDGLADSVFTHDPSLMTDHGAIILAMGKALRRTEPGLHEAAYKRMGVPILGRIEHPGQVEGGDCVWVDANTLAVGRGVRTNEDGIQQLSNLLGPKGIKVLGYDLPLWHGEEACLHLMSVISPLADDLALVYAPLLPAAFYQLLRARGIKLVEGDAEEFFASNGLSLNVLPTAPRQVIAVAGFAKTAAAMEAAGCTVVTFEADALCIACEGGPTCLTRPVLRQ